The Kordia sp. SMS9 genome window below encodes:
- a CDS encoding TonB-dependent receptor, producing the protein MKTFNTLFFVVAMFLSTSVALAQGTITGTVVDAESGPLPGASVVVKGTQNGTSTNFDGKFSLDVKSASGSIQVSFIGYDTKTVSFKVDGGTVNLGTITLVSNNSLDEVVIVGSGIIDLAEDRKTPVAVSTIKKREIQERAVGNVELPEIIKYTPSVFISRQTGFGDGRLLVRGFDDTNTAVLLNGQPINAQEDGRVFWSNWAGMADIANAVQVQRGLGASKLAISSVGGTVNIVMKAAEKKQGGSVRFLTGNDSYFKGTAEYNTGVNEKGWAFSVLLDHWQAHRRWGDGTFGQGQNYFFSVGYTPNERHAFNFLITGAPQFHGQKWSQSDNTTLNDPKFNQHWGYTSNLQGNNYTSEIDSERRNFYHKPVMNINWDWTISDKSELSTVLYASWGRGGGTGPRGDRTRDLNGQLDYFAIEQSNAAIGNGGFDNAESGYIRRASMNNHAWYGIVSNFNHDVNENFSFNVGTDLRYYVGDHFRQVANLYGLSSWQEDGVTYTEEYSPDPWAALFNFADEGDRLDYDYSETITYQGLFAQGEYATDRFSAFFQGAISNQSYQREGRFQGDLGKSDKLSKIGYNLKGGFAYEFAEDNQVYVNAGFYSRQPFLDNVFTNIRRSNALVEPEVDNEEITGIEAGYKFEIDGVFRAVFNFYHTDWDNRVLLSGGTLVNTDGSETNINVFERGVRQVHRGVELELDSRPTDWLELRGFVSAGSWQFKGSSNVQVFNDDTNTLISSQTGINRDGVKITTAPQFTAGLTARANVMEGLSVDVNAKHFGNHYRNDRDFDGTPQTRNFPKIDSFELVDFGLTYNFTIAGQRLTFRGNIFNLFDKRGIQDTDQFGSFPITGRTFNTSLRYNF; encoded by the coding sequence ATGAAAACGTTTAACACTTTGTTTTTTGTAGTAGCGATGTTCTTATCAACATCTGTTGCTTTAGCTCAAGGAACAATTACAGGTACTGTAGTGGATGCAGAGTCAGGGCCACTTCCCGGTGCAAGTGTAGTTGTGAAAGGAACACAGAATGGAACATCAACCAATTTTGATGGAAAATTTTCTTTAGATGTAAAATCGGCTTCCGGTAGTATTCAAGTATCTTTTATTGGATATGACACGAAAACTGTATCTTTTAAAGTTGATGGAGGAACTGTAAATCTAGGAACTATCACTTTAGTTTCAAACAACTCTCTCGATGAAGTTGTCATTGTAGGTAGTGGTATTATTGACTTAGCGGAGGACAGAAAAACTCCTGTGGCAGTATCTACAATTAAGAAAAGAGAAATCCAAGAAAGAGCGGTTGGTAATGTTGAATTACCTGAAATTATCAAGTACACACCTTCAGTCTTTATCTCTAGACAAACTGGTTTTGGTGATGGACGATTATTGGTAAGAGGATTTGACGATACAAATACAGCGGTACTTTTAAATGGTCAGCCAATCAACGCACAAGAAGATGGACGTGTATTCTGGAGCAACTGGGCAGGTATGGCAGATATTGCTAACGCAGTACAGGTTCAGCGTGGTTTAGGAGCTTCTAAATTGGCAATCTCTTCTGTAGGTGGTACGGTAAACATTGTAATGAAAGCTGCTGAAAAGAAACAAGGTGGTTCAGTTCGTTTCTTAACAGGTAACGATAGCTACTTTAAAGGAACTGCAGAATACAATACAGGTGTCAATGAAAAAGGATGGGCTTTTTCAGTATTACTTGATCACTGGCAAGCACACAGAAGATGGGGAGATGGAACTTTTGGACAAGGACAAAACTATTTCTTTTCTGTTGGATACACACCAAATGAGAGACACGCGTTTAATTTCTTAATTACAGGTGCACCTCAGTTTCACGGACAAAAATGGTCACAAAGTGACAATACTACATTAAATGATCCTAAGTTCAACCAACACTGGGGTTATACTTCAAACTTACAAGGAAACAACTATACTTCTGAGATCGATTCTGAAAGAAGAAACTTCTACCACAAACCAGTCATGAACATTAACTGGGATTGGACAATTAGTGATAAATCAGAATTATCGACAGTATTATACGCATCATGGGGACGTGGTGGTGGAACTGGACCTAGAGGAGACAGAACTAGAGATCTTAACGGTCAGTTAGATTATTTCGCTATTGAGCAATCAAATGCTGCTATCGGAAACGGTGGATTTGACAATGCAGAAAGCGGATACATTCGTAGAGCTTCTATGAATAATCACGCATGGTACGGAATCGTATCTAACTTTAACCACGATGTAAATGAAAACTTCTCATTCAATGTGGGTACAGATTTAAGATATTACGTAGGAGATCACTTCCGCCAAGTAGCAAACTTATACGGTTTAAGTTCATGGCAAGAAGATGGTGTAACATACACAGAAGAATACAGTCCAGATCCATGGGCAGCGTTATTCAACTTTGCAGATGAAGGAGACAGATTGGATTACGATTACTCTGAAACAATTACATACCAAGGTTTATTTGCACAAGGAGAGTACGCAACAGATAGATTTTCTGCATTCTTCCAAGGAGCAATTTCTAACCAGTCTTACCAAAGAGAAGGACGTTTTCAGGGAGATTTAGGGAAATCAGATAAGTTAAGTAAGATTGGATATAACTTAAAAGGTGGTTTCGCATACGAGTTTGCAGAAGACAATCAAGTGTATGTGAATGCAGGTTTCTATTCAAGACAACCATTCTTAGACAATGTGTTTACAAACATTCGTAGATCTAATGCATTAGTTGAACCAGAAGTTGATAACGAAGAAATTACAGGTATTGAAGCAGGATATAAATTCGAAATTGACGGTGTATTTAGAGCTGTATTTAACTTCTATCACACTGACTGGGATAACAGAGTATTATTATCAGGAGGAACACTTGTTAACACAGATGGTTCTGAAACGAACATCAATGTTTTTGAAAGAGGCGTTCGTCAAGTACACAGAGGAGTTGAATTGGAATTGGATTCAAGACCAACAGATTGGTTAGAGTTAAGAGGATTCGTTTCTGCTGGAAGCTGGCAATTTAAAGGAAGTAGTAATGTACAAGTATTTAATGATGATACAAATACATTAATTTCTTCACAAACGGGAATCAATAGAGATGGTGTTAAAATTACTACTGCACCTCAATTTACAGCAGGTCTTACGGCAAGAGCTAACGTAATGGAAGGATTATCTGTTGATGTAAATGCAAAGCACTTTGGAAATCACTACAGAAATGATAGAGATTTTGATGGGACACCGCAAACAAGAAACTTCCCAAAAATTGATAGTTTTGAATTAGTTGACTTTGGTCTTACGTATAACTTTACGATCGCTGGTCAGAGACTTACTTTTAGAGGAAACATTTTCAACTTATTTGATAAAAGAGGAATTCAAGATACAGACCAGTTTGGATCATTCCCAATTACTGGACGTACATTCAACACATCTTTACGATATAATTTCTAA